The following nucleotide sequence is from Salvia miltiorrhiza cultivar Shanhuang (shh) chromosome 7, IMPLAD_Smil_shh, whole genome shotgun sequence.
AAATGCCTATTCTCATACATATGGGATTAGCCATTCCTCCCCTCCCCTATGGTATTATGTATTCCCACGGATTTGAGATTACTAtataataaaagtttatttgtttaataataataataataaataatagtaaaataatttaatattattaatataataaataataataataattgcaaaaataataatataatataataaaattaataataataataaatagtaataaataataattgtaaaaataataaaacaatttagtaataatataacataattaataataataataataataataataatattagtgaaaataataaaataattttaatattattattattattgtgttaattttatttcattcttatCCATTAATTCCTTATAAATACCAACCATAGGAATATTATATTTCAttccatttcattttcattatcATTCAATTCCCTTCTAATTCTATTCCTGCATACCAGTCATCTAAAGAGTAAATTGGTCCGAGGATCGAGACTATCCCAAATAGAATTggttcaaaattataaattagaTTATGGTCGCTCTATTGTgaagttttttttattattattattgttacacactcacactcacacTCTAATCTTCTAACTGATTCGAACCcagaacccccgacctattgattAGAGGAGAAGTGTTGTGAGTTTATGACCACAAAAAGTACAAATATTTTATAGATCAAATACaattaatttattgattaaGTCTCTGATCCTAAAAATTAtgatattgttattatattgGTATGTTCctgaaaattataatatttccTTATTTGAAAGTGACTCCACAAACTTCCCAtctcattatttacaaaaaggcaTGGAATCCAAAAATCTCTACTCAAACACAACTAgcacattttttcttaaaatttatgtaattttcaTTGGGTCACAGTTTTCAGAGATGGGAGTAAATAATTTGTAAGTTAAGAGGTTCAATGGAGAGTGGCTTACCCTCATACTAAGCAAAAGAAGAGGTTTGAGATGTTCCGAAAAAGAGTAACTGAAGTCAGATTCTGGATATTCGTTTGCATGAGTCAAATGAGATAGAAGCTAAAATCTGAGgcaaaaagaaatgaagaaactAATAGCTAATATCCCTAGGGTTAGGAGCTAATAAATGAAGAAACTACTGCTCTTCCTTTCACAAGACACCTTCTTATCTTACTCTTACGATATTTCTAGAATGGGAAGCATTCCACACCTTGAACCACAAGGAAGAACAGAAAAAGGACTAGTCCAAACACGCCATCTAAATTTATGTTCTAAGCAGGAAAGGAACAACCAATCAACGTCGGACTAATCACTATACAAAACTATAAGCTAATTCAGTAATTCAGAAATGCTACTGAAATATTAGACAACATTTCAGTAGCTATTCATTAGGATAACAGTATTATACGCATCAAGATAAACGGACTTTTCTTTCAAACAAAACCATATTCTGTGTTTTAGTTTTTTACTTCTCCTTGTAAACGAGACCAAATATGTAATCGAATATCAAAGCAAATACATAACAATATGGAGTATTACCAGATTCATGACCCAAAACAACAATTGCTGAAATCCCACTTTAAACTGAACAATACATATAATACTAAAAAGCGTGAAAAGCCTACTTTAGCAAGTCATAATTGTTCTGTGACAAAGTGAATAAAGATGTAAAAAACAAGTTACAAAGCCCATGCTCAGGCTCCAGCCTTCTGTTTCTTCGGCAAACGATATGCTCCAACCACGCATGCATGGTCTCGCTCAAACGGTTCCAGGGTAACCTGCTCCGCTGGTTTGAATTGTTCAGCCTGCAATTTCTTTACTTCTTGGGCAAAGACCGCCTCAGCAGGAACAGTCGAATCTATGCAGTTGGCCTGAAGAGATACAAAGTATTATAATGCATTAGGTACATATAAATCACAACCATTGGAAACAATGGTAAAGCTTAGTGATTCCCTTTCTTTTTGACAGAAGCTTAGTGATTCTTACAATTAAGCTATAAGACATTAAAAGAAATTAGCAATACAAACCTTGATGGAAATGACAAAGTGGCCACCGGCTTTAAGGAAATATGATGCATTTAGAGCCAAAATTCTTGCCTGTAGGGGATgaataaatcaaacaaaatggCAAAGCAGACATCCCACACTATCTTCTAATCTCAAAAGACCTCAAGAACAAATGTAAAAACATGTTGCTAGATAATAAATGCCCATTTGTGCTGCAATCCAAGATATTTCTTACCCTATCACGAGTTTGCCCCTCTGTGGAGGCCAAATACATGAACTCACTTTGAAAGGGGTATATATCCATGGAGAACTCACCCACAGAAGCAATCAAGGCCATTGATAATTAGATACATTCATAATTTCTATGCTTGCATTAAAACTACTATAAAAGAAACGTTTGAAAAATAAGGGGAAAAATAGGGAGAGAGAAATATTTGGGTTGTCCAAAcagaaataaaagaattaaaactCAAATAAAGACTCAACAGAAATAAATTTTCAACTGACAACTCAaatgaaaagtaaataaaagaatagtaaattaaaaaatgcaTCAGACACTCGGTTTTACATCACCCAATAAGTCTTGAAGGGGAATCCGAGTTACTCATCCTCTGCTGACATCAATTGATGAAATACAACAACAAAATAACAAACTTTaaccaaaacaaaaaatatgAAGATAAAATATCAATGGAAACATAAGAAACAACtagtaatatatataaacatacatAATTTATATGTAGTCTATACAAAAACATGAGTAAGACTACAGAAAATAGGATATTATTTTGAACCAAAGACCAGTTTTAACAATAGATGGTTAGCAACAGTCAAAATCAATGATTAAGTAATAGGAATGAATAAACAATCAGTAATCAAACCTGGTCAGGCTGAGCAACATCAGAGAAAATGACATCAACCATGCCAACTAGCATTCTATATTTAGCAGGATGCCTTGCATCCTCAATGATCGGGATAACATTCGTTCGTTTCTTAGCCATGTTCACTAAGTCTCTACCACTTCTGTGGGAAAACTCAACAGCATAAACCACACCCTCCTaccaaaacaaacaaaataccaAACTTTAAAAAACCAAACACATTAAAGCATCATTAACTCAAAGCAGCTAGAGGGAAAACCACTCACAGGGCCAACAAGATCGGAAACATGAGAAACAGTTGTTCCAGAAGCAGCGCCAAGGTAAAGAACACGTGCCCCAGGTTTCTTCATCCAATCAAAAACAAATATTTAATAACCCAACTAAAATTGAAGAATTCACATTACAAATCACATCATTGATAAACTCACAATCCAAATATTGTCGACTCCACCGAGAATAGCAGCAGCCAACTTCGAACGGAAGGGATTCCATACTCTGTATTCGACCTTGGTTCCATCTTCGTTCTGGTAAGAAACgagatatatataaattaaacaaacaTATAACAAATAGGTCAAACTTAAGTTAAACTAGAAATACAAGAACAGCAAGACTGTACCTGAACGGAAACCCTCTTCTCATTATAAACGGCCTCACCAGGCACCAGATTTTTAGTGCAGAGAGCATCTTCTTTACCCTTAGCAATGAAAACGCCGTCATGTCTGTGTGGCTCGACAACCACCTTGCTTCCTCCCTTCATCGGTCCTCCCCTGCCACCACCTCTGGGGCCTCCTCGACCGCGGCCTCTGTCGCCGCCTCTACCACTGCCTCTACCACCGCCTCTCTTCATTCCGCTACTTCTGCCGCCGAAGTCGCCGCCTCTACCTCCGCCTCTACCACGTCCGCCACTTCTCCCGCCGCCATCTCCTCGGCCGCCCCTAAAGCCACCGCGTCCTGCAAAAAGAGTAAATTGTTTTCAACTTATGTAATTCCTCGAGTTTTGTTAATACAGATAAAGAAATGTGGAAGATTAGTGGCATACCTCCTCGGGTTGGTGTGGTTGCAACCATGATTGCTACTACGGCGCTTCAGATAGTATGAGAGCAACAATATTAGGGTTTATCAGAGTGGGGGCCTATGGAACTTCAATTTATAGAGAAATGTCAAGATATGTTACTAGGGTTTCGGGTTATTTTAGGGTTTATGGAAAATGGTTTGGATCAAGGCCCGGATTTGGACTTGAGACattatttgatattttttttattttttttagcgTTTAACGGGACTTGGAGAATATGCAGGTCTATGTAATGGGGAACTGCGGCATTATTGGGCTCATAATTGGGCTTAAATTgttctttcttttttgaaacATTTGGTTTACTTTCAAGGATTGATATTGGGTTTTacttttttctgttttctttatCCGACCAAAACTTAAAAACATTATTTGCATAATTTTTGAGCCACTATGTGAATGGGGTATTACTTTTCTCTGATTCTGTATCCCACCAAAATGTGAACAGTATTAGCATAATTTTTGAGCGACTATGCTTCGTCCTTGTACATGAAAATTGCTTACTAGGTTCATTACCttctacaaaaataataatcccACCTACCAATATTCTTTACAACAATTTCCTCATACctctttatttctctctttaTAGCCCCAtaataattcaattaaaatgcgaatattattattatatttgattttttttatccttaTAGGGCTCCACCCTTCTTCTTCAACTATGAAAGAGAACATTTTAAAGCGGGGAAATTTAacagtattttattttttgataaattaacagtattaaataaaaaaatttaaatgtcGCTCTACAGGGGACCCGaatccaagacctttggccttaagcattaaccccttaccgcttgaccaacacacgcacacaacgGTATGAAATTAATGCTTAAGACCTAAggtttcataaaaaaaaattaaaaaaaaatatgagagtTATGAGCAGatgtcaaataaaaaaaaatccatgttTTTTCATGAACTTATAGATTTTTCCTCAATTCTTGTAACCAAGAAATTTGCATATTTGCTACCTCTCATTCCCACTTCATAcgtcttgttttttttttttgaattatctcATTTAAAATGTCCTCCTTTTTTTTTGCAAACGATTAAGCTCaataaatgataatttttgTGTTCCATATCTCCTTTTTAAATCTAGATGTCAATTGGGCCAATCGAGTTGTCGAATTATTCGGGTGCGGACTAATCGTGTTAAAAAAATCAAGTTAGAAATCTTCAATTCTAACTCTAAATGTTCGAGTTTCGGGTTAGTCGAActcgaaaattaattaaaaatattaactaatatatttctcttgtcaatattatatttgtaatatacGCATAAATAAGTGACATTTCAACAACGACTTACATAATAATTGATATGCAACTCTTAGATATGTAAAGATacataattttgttaaatgattataattttgtaatttttacatctaagtattttatgttaagtattagATTAAAAATACATAGGAGTAaaatgatgagtataactttctaatattgtttcaaaaaaaaattattccctTTGTCCGCCAAAAGTaaaccacttttactatattgggcgtccgcaaagagtagacCACTTTCCTCTTATGGAAATTgtcccaccacccactttaatattttatccttacaaacactctttatttacaaaaaaacccacctcaaattcaatctcaaccacgcatctcataaagtggtgggaccatttctccactacatccaaatcatcaccaattttattaaatcatgTGCATAACCaaagtggtctacttttggtggacgaagggagtaatatttaatcaaaatacatttcacaaatttttgaaaaaaaataatcttattataCTATGTTTCAGAAGCTAAGTAataaagttgaaaatcaaataacgagaaaattttcatatCATCAAGCAAACACATTATTTTCGGGTCAGCCCTATTCGGTTCGATCTATTTTTGGGCCAATCCTACCAGGTGTTGGATTATTCAGTTACGGGCTATTCGGACTGTAATTTTATCGGGTTGAATTTTTTTAGCCCTAACCCTCTCGAATTATCGGGCTAATTGAGTTAGCCCACGAGTTCCGAGCTGAATTGACGTCAGACTATATTCACACAACTTAATACTATAATTTACCTctaactaaaaaaatatatagtactataattTAACTCTTTCTAAATAAtcgtgttaaaaaaaataatacgtTTATAGTGGACaaatgaagtattttttttgtgCTTGGTATTAGTTTTAATTTTCCTTACTGGAAACCCActtaatgttattttaaaatGTGGAGAGTTGGCCCAATTATCATTAACTCCTCTGGCCCAATACTCTTCCCTAGCCCAAATCTGCTACCCGGCCCATTCCCAAACCCTAAGCCCACTGCCCTTCAGATTTACTCCCCTCATCCTCACTTATCTGCGCCGCTTCACCTTTTTCGCCGCCCGTCTCCTCGATCCCCACCTCCGACTTCAATGCTCCACCCTTCTTCCCAATGACCTACACTCCTTTTTATCCCTGCTGCAAGTCTTTCAATTGCAAGGAAGTTTCACACACTGTTTGACTcagaaggctctgctattccttcttgTAGTGTCGCCGGATTCCTGTTCGTGGTTTCCTGATTGGTGACTGTGGGTGTGAACTTCGCTTCGATTGAGTGCTTGTATCACCGGATTCCTGTCCATCGGTTTCCTGGTTTAGTGATACTTAATTTGTGGGTGTGCAAGCCATCGGAATCCTGTTCATCGGATTCCTGCTGCTGGTGGTTGTGCAATCGGGATTGGGGTGCTGATCTGTTTCTCTTGTTCCCTTTTGAACCGTGATCATTGAGCTGCTGGAAGAGCCGAGCTTACTGTGGGAAAAATAtgagccaaagtgtcccgaggacacatttTTCCCAAACTCGAGTTTCCTCTGATTTCttgtttctctcttctttttggTCTCATGTGGTTCCTTTTACTTGCTTGCTTTCTTCCTTGTTTGTGCAGAGCAGCG
It contains:
- the LOC130993457 gene encoding rRNA 2'-O-methyltransferase fibrillarin 1-like, with amino-acid sequence MVATTPTRGGRGGFRGGRGDGGGRSGGRGRGGGRGGDFGGRSSGMKRGGGRGSGRGGDRGRGRGGPRGGGRGGPMKGGSKVVVEPHRHDGVFIAKGKEDALCTKNLVPGEAVYNEKRVSVQNEDGTKVEYRVWNPFRSKLAAAILGGVDNIWIKPGARVLYLGAASGTTVSHVSDLVGPEGVVYAVEFSHRSGRDLVNMAKKRTNVIPIIEDARHPAKYRMLVGMVDVIFSDVAQPDQARILALNASYFLKAGGHFVISIKANCIDSTVPAEAVFAQEVKKLQAEQFKPAEQVTLEPFERDHACVVGAYRLPKKQKAGA